A region from the Sandaracinus amylolyticus genome encodes:
- a CDS encoding prolipoprotein diacylglyceryl transferase, whose amino-acid sequence MNPIIARIGAIELRWYGLLFATGLLLCAWKAPHYFKLWGLPKHHAERLTLWVPIGMLLGAHYIHLIFYEWDGLFDLSIEVNSLWPLDVHLGRFWALGSGLASHGGGLGCLLALWIFWQRNGKQLGIAFHRYADAVMMVAIWVFPWVRLGNFFNHELVGRVTEGPWAVQFTDWGRDATGAFVARGYLEPRHPVVLYEAILYFAELAFATLWFQPRFARKLRPGATFYLFLMIHFTLRFIAEFAKESQGVDDGWLLNMGHLLSLPIVLVCAYLIFGTKRFNILTPLTAEEKAKIDESARLAEEYDARLDAEKSGEPLPESAAKEEKPDAAAARAKARKKGKPNKGRADA is encoded by the coding sequence ATGAACCCGATCATCGCGCGGATCGGCGCGATCGAGCTCCGCTGGTACGGCCTCCTCTTCGCGACGGGCCTCCTGCTCTGTGCGTGGAAAGCGCCGCACTACTTCAAGCTCTGGGGCCTTCCCAAGCACCACGCCGAGCGGCTCACGCTGTGGGTGCCGATCGGCATGCTCCTCGGCGCGCACTACATCCACCTGATCTTCTACGAGTGGGACGGCCTCTTCGATCTCTCGATCGAGGTGAACAGCCTCTGGCCGCTCGACGTGCACCTCGGTCGCTTCTGGGCGCTCGGATCCGGCCTCGCGAGCCACGGCGGCGGCCTCGGGTGCCTGCTCGCGCTGTGGATCTTCTGGCAGCGCAACGGCAAGCAGCTCGGCATCGCGTTCCATCGCTACGCCGACGCCGTGATGATGGTCGCGATCTGGGTGTTCCCGTGGGTGCGTCTCGGGAACTTCTTCAACCACGAGCTCGTCGGTCGCGTCACCGAGGGGCCGTGGGCCGTGCAGTTCACCGACTGGGGCCGCGACGCGACGGGCGCGTTCGTCGCGCGCGGGTACCTCGAGCCGCGCCATCCGGTCGTGCTCTACGAGGCGATCCTCTACTTCGCCGAGCTCGCGTTCGCGACGCTCTGGTTCCAGCCGCGCTTCGCGCGGAAGCTGCGCCCGGGCGCGACCTTCTATCTGTTCCTCATGATCCACTTCACGCTGCGCTTCATCGCGGAGTTCGCGAAGGAGTCGCAGGGCGTCGACGACGGCTGGCTGCTCAACATGGGCCACCTGCTCTCGCTGCCGATCGTGCTCGTCTGCGCGTACCTGATCTTCGGCACCAAGCGCTTCAACATCCTCACGCCGCTCACCGCGGAGGAGAAGGCGAAGATCGACGAGAGCGCGCGCCTCGCCGAGGAGTACGACGCGCGCCTCGACGCGGAGAAGAGCGGTGAGCCGCTGCCCGAGAGCGCCGCGAAGGAAGAGAAGCCCGACGCCGCCGCGGCGCGCGCGAAGGCGCGCAAGAAGGGCAAGCCCAACAAGGGAAGGGCCGACGCGTGA
- the moaB gene encoding molybdenum cofactor biosynthesis protein B, with product MKGPGIDESIAFVPVCVAVLTVSDSRDDETDHSGRLLAERARDAGHLVVAKLILKDDRELIEAQLRAWIANPGIDVVLITGGTGITGRDVTPEAVFAVAEKEIPGFGEHFRFISHKSIGLAAIQSRALAAVANATLIFALPGSTGACRDGWDEILKLQLDSRYRPCNFVELLPRLNER from the coding sequence GTGAAGGGCCCCGGCATCGACGAGAGCATCGCGTTCGTCCCGGTGTGCGTCGCGGTGCTCACCGTGAGCGACTCGCGCGACGACGAGACGGATCACTCGGGGCGCTTGCTCGCGGAGCGCGCGCGCGACGCGGGGCACCTCGTCGTCGCGAAGCTGATCCTCAAGGACGATCGCGAGCTCATCGAGGCGCAGCTGCGCGCGTGGATCGCGAACCCGGGGATCGACGTCGTGCTCATCACCGGCGGCACCGGGATCACCGGGCGCGACGTGACGCCCGAGGCGGTGTTCGCGGTCGCGGAGAAGGAGATCCCGGGGTTCGGCGAGCACTTCCGGTTCATCAGCCACAAGTCGATCGGGCTCGCCGCGATCCAGTCGCGCGCGCTCGCGGCGGTGGCGAACGCGACGCTGATCTTCGCGCTCCCGGGCTCGACCGGCGCGTGCCGCGACGGGTGGGACGAGATCCTGAAGCTGCAGCTCGACAGCCGTTACCGGCCCTGCAACTTCGTCGAGCTGCTGCCGCGCCTCAACGAGCGCTGA